One segment of Anser cygnoides isolate HZ-2024a breed goose chromosome 37, Taihu_goose_T2T_genome, whole genome shotgun sequence DNA contains the following:
- the LOC106049427 gene encoding LOW QUALITY PROTEIN: rRNA 2'-O-methyltransferase fibrillarin (The sequence of the model RefSeq protein was modified relative to this genomic sequence to represent the inferred CDS: inserted 2 bases in 1 codon), translated as MRPGFSPRGGRGGFGDRXGGRGGDRGGRGGFRGGRGGGFKSPGGGRGGSFGGRGRGGPGRGGRGGRGGQGGFKGGKKVTVEPHRHEGVFICRGKEDALVTRNMVPGESVYGEKRISVEDGDNKVEYRAWNPFRSKLAAAILGGIDQIHIRPGTKVLYLGAASGTTVSHVSDIVGPEGLVYAVEFSHRSGRDLINVAKKRTNVIPVIEDARHPHKYRMLIGMVDVIFADVAQPDQSRIVALNAHNFLRNGGHFVISIKANCIDSTAAPEAVFASEVKKLQQEKLRPQEQLTLEPYERDHAVVVGVYRPPPKQK; from the exons ATGAGGCCgg GTttcagcccccggggggggcgcggaggCTTCGGCgaccg ggggggccgcgggggtgaccgggggggccgtgggggctTCCGGGGGGGGCGAG GCGGCGGTTTCAagtcccccggggggggccgcggcggcaGTTTTGGGGGCCGAGGACGAGGAGGCCCTGgacgggggggccgggggggacgCGGAGGCCAGGGGGGCTTCAAGGGGGGCAAGAAGGTGACGGTGGAGCCCCATCGGCATGaag gggtgtTCATCTGCCGGGGGAAGGAGGACGCGCTGGTCACCCGCAACATGGTGCCGGGGGAGTCGGTGTACGGCGAGAAGAGGATCTCGGTCGAG GACGGTGACAACAAGGTGGAGTACCGCGCCTGGAACCCATTCCGCTCCAAGCTGGCTGCCGCCATCCTCGGGGGCATCGACCAGATCCACATCCGCCCAGGGACCAAGGTCCTCTACCTGGGCGCCGCCTCGGGGACAACAGTGTCCCACGTCTCCGACATCGTGGGACCG gagGGCCTGGTCTACGCCGTGGAGTTCTCGCATCGTTCGGGACGCGACCTCATCAACGTGGCCAAGAAGCGCACCAACGTCATCCCCGTCATCGAGGACGCCCGGCACCCCCATAAGTACCGGATGCTGATAG ggatgGTGGACGTCATCTTCGCCGACGTGGCGCAGCCCGACCAGTCGCGCATCGTCGCGCTCAACGCCCACAACTTCCTGCGCAACGGCGGCCACTTCGTGATCTCCATCAAG gccaaCTGCATCGACTCGACGGCGGCGCCCGAGGCCGTGTTCGCCTCGGAGGTGaagaagctgcagcaggagaagctgcGGCCCCAGGAGCAGCTCACGCTCGAGCCCTACGAGCGCGACCACGCCGTGGTGGTGGGCGTCTACAG